In Antedon mediterranea chromosome 10, ecAntMedi1.1, whole genome shotgun sequence, one genomic interval encodes:
- the LOC140060610 gene encoding methyltransferase-like protein 27, translating to MSSEPAPYGQYEDINADNRPSRFNKCLADSISTTDRIAHYDTWAKTYDEDMRSYGFTGPEIAVKYMKRYFKDTNAKYLDCGAGTGLLGVHIKELGYTDFHALDASSVALEKAKSRQAYTKFIEEFITTGKLGIETDTYDGLLCCGCFVPGHLEPDCVEDWCRIVKTGGIVIIVMNQRWLSQEPAYNEGKLEGAFQKRVDEGKWELVVREQRDKYFTNDVAEVFVFKIK from the exons ATGTCGTCTGAGCCTGCGCCGTACGGACAGTATGAAGATATCAACGCAGACAATAGACCGTCTCGCTTCAATAAGTGTTTGGCAGATAGCATCAGTACGACTGATCGGATTGCACACTACGACACGTGGGCAAAGACATATGACGAG GATATGAGGTCATACGGTTTCACTGGACCAGAAATAGCCGTTAAATATATGAAAAGGTATTTTAAAGATACTAACGCCAAATATTTGGATTGTGGAGCCGGTACTGGACTTTTAGGTGTACAC ATTAAGGAGTTGGGGTACACAGACTTCCACGCACTCGATGCATCCAGCGTGGCACTGGAGAAGGCAAAATCCAGACAAGCATATACTAAATTTATTGAAGAATTCATTACTACAGGGAAACTTGGCATAGAAACAG ATACATATGATGGTTTGTTGTGTTGTGGTTGTTTTGTTCCTGGGCATTTAGAACCAGATTGTGTTGAAGATTGGTGCCGTATTGTTAAAACAG GTGGTATTGTAATCATTGTAATGAACCAACGGTGGCTATCACAAGAACCAGCTTACAACGAAGGCAAACTTGAGGGTGCCTTCCAGAAACGTGTCGACGAAGGCAAATGGGAATTAGTTGTTAGAGAACAGAgagataaatattttacaaatgatGTAGCAGAAGtgtttgttttcaaaataaaataa